In one Melopsittacus undulatus isolate bMelUnd1 chromosome 4, bMelUnd1.mat.Z, whole genome shotgun sequence genomic region, the following are encoded:
- the ZNF770 gene encoding zinc finger protein 770 translates to MLKVQQCVTADVMPKKKPYICDICYKQFQTPSKLARHYLTHTGQKPFECHVCHKAFRQLVHLESHQLTHNLPFKCIVCSRNFRDLITLLEHQQHHNENYQNDTKQGETFVNSEKDMVTCGLFQCSVCQKSFTTEESLMLHQCLKANFLRGARRRKESHACESCNKTFQSRSKLERHFLVHTGQKPFKCSSCGRSFRQSTHLKIHQLTHTEERPFQCSFCQKGFKTQSKLMKHRQLHVRNKIFPNTVCKAKILKYSRTCNLLEGKMDNFENTDTCESQNDPHDAQLIYIIPFQCPACEQCFETEQVLNLHKCYLRDGKSSNNSITACSRSVSTKNKILKKLKCTGGKATDFSLTDRKKSKSGHFKSHDLIAARDQGSDQRASTKPLKSCHRKLDIHKAPSNRMKRTSAVPLPWQEHPQPHDFGINLKGMLTGKSMLSISDSLDNKKNDFSGSSNDGVFDNLEVLQCAFSASAKNTHNRHKVCKCDRCEKTFPSSSKLQRHYLTHTGQKPFGCNVCGKTFRQSAHLKKHELTHTEKKPHKSPVCQVEFENLKKLFNQGNHIEFKSSQPMGYSDYSQTPSQASGFQEFELIQSNQAAEIKVEIESGDFVLDTSSRNIQPYLCSKSLEMEQSSYDCCHGFSEGTEKRNVAKKLYQCSICFKTFKSPSKLERHYLMHAGQKPFECSVCGKNFRQASHLKRHHRIHAKES, encoded by the coding sequence ATGTTGAAGGTTCAGCAGTGTGTGACAGCTGATGTGATGCCCAAGAAAAAGCCATATATTTGTGACATTTGCTATAAGCAGTTTCAAACTCCATCAAAATTAGCTAGGCATTATCTGACACATACTGGTCAAAAGCCATTTGAATGTCATGTATGTCATAAAGCGTTTAGGCAGCTAGTTCACCTGGAGAGTCATCAGTTAACCCATAATCTACCTTTTAAGTGTATTGTTTGTTCCAGAAACTTCAGAGACCTAATCACTTTGTTAGAGCATCAGCAGCATCATAATGAAAATTACCAGAACGATACCAAGCAAGGAGAAACCTTTGTAAATTCTGAGAAAGATATGGTCACTTGTGGCTTATTTCAATGTTCCGTGTGCCAGAAATCTTTTACAACTGAAGAGAGTTTGATGCTGCATCAGTGTCTGAAGGCAAATTTTCTACGTGGTGctagaaggagaaaggaaagtcATGCTTGTGAATCATGCAACAAGACATTTCAGTCAAGATCTAAGCTAGAAAGACACTTCCTGGTTCACACTGGCCAGAAACCCTTTAAGTGTTCTTCATGTGGCAGATCTTTCAGACAGTCAACACACTTGAAAATCCATCagctcacacacacagaagaaagaCCTTTTCAATGCAGCTTTTGTCAGAAAGGGtttaaaacacaaagtaaaCTCATGAAACACAGACAGCTTCATGtcagaaataagatttttccCAATACTGTTTGCAAAGCAAAGATTCTTAAATATTCCAGAACATGTAACCTTTTGGAAGGGAAGATGGATAATTTTGAGAATACTGACACCTGTGAGTCACAGAATGACCCACATGATGCTCAGTTAATCTATATCATACCCTTTCAGTGCCCTGCATGCGAGCAGTGTTTTGAAACAGAGCAGGTCCTAAATTTGCACAAATGTTACCTGAGAGATGGCAAAAGTTCAAATAATAGTATAACAGCATGCAGCCGCTCAGTCAGCACGAAAAATAAGATCCTGAAGAAGCTGAAGTGTACGGGTGGAAAGGCAACAGATTTTTCTCTGACTGACagaaaaaagtcaaaatcaGGTCACTTTAAAAGTCATGACCTGATTGCAGCTAGAGATCAGGGCTCTGATCAGCGTGCTTCTACTAAACCTCTCAAGAGTTGCCATCGAAAGCTTGACATACACAAGGCACCTAGTAATCGGATGAAAAGAACGTCTGCTGTGCCGTTACCTTGGCAAGAGCACCCTCAACCTCACGACTttggaattaatttaaaaggtaTGCTTACTGGTAAAAGCATGTTAAGCATCAGTGATTCACTGGATaataaaaagaatgatttttctgGTTCATCAAATGATGGTGTCTTTGATAATCTGGAAGTACTTCAGTGTGCTTTTTCAGCTTCTGCTAAAAATACACATAATAGACACAAAGTGTGTAAATGTGACAGATGTGAAAAAACCTTCCCGTCTTCATCCAAACTTCAAAGACATTATCTTACACACACGGGACAGAAGCCCTTTGGCTGTAATGTTTGTGGAAAGACATTTAGACAGTCAGCTCACTTAAAAAAACATGAGCTCACCCATACTGAAAAGAAACCGCACAAAAGCCCTGTTTGCCAGGTAGAatttgaaaacctgaaaaaactTTTCAATCAGGGAAATCACATTGAATTTAAGTCTTCTCAGCCTATGGGTTATTCGGATTATTCTCAAACACCTTCACAGGCATCTGGCTTTCAAGAATTTGAGCTGATTCAATCAAATCAAGCAGCTGAAATCAAAGTTGAAATTGAGTCAGGGGACTTTGTTCTTGACACCAGCAGTAGAAACATACAGCCGTATTTGTGTAGTAAATCATTGGAAATGGAGCAAAGCAGTTATGACTGTTGTCACGGTTTTTCTGAAGgtactgaaaaaagaaatgttgctaAAAAACTATATCAATGCAGTAtctgttttaaaacttttaagtCACCTTCTAAGCTTGAAAGACATTATCTAATGCATGCTGGACAGAAGCCGTTTGAATGTTCTGTTTGTGGTAAAAATTTCAGGCAGGCCTCACATTTGAAAAGACATCACCGTATTCACGCTAAAGAGAGTTGA